From Anaerobiospirillum thomasii, the proteins below share one genomic window:
- a CDS encoding tellurite resistance TerB family protein, whose translation MACHRVRAIPISQPNTYSSTSQTNVFDEFNRQNQTASAATVNDEHAVLLIEAMVFAARADGHIDNDEQNIILKTSKSLVSDERFNSIVREALQRPLDPAYIASKVPSPDMADDIYQLSATVIVADNYMEQSYLQGLARALNINDSQKLTLERQALEFRSQI comes from the coding sequence GTGGCATGCCACAGAGTCAGGGCCATACCTATCAGCCAGCCAAATACCTACAGCAGTACCTCACAGACCAATGTCTTTGATGAGTTTAACAGACAGAATCAGACAGCATCTGCAGCCACTGTCAATGACGAGCATGCTGTGCTTTTAATTGAGGCCATGGTATTTGCAGCCCGCGCTGACGGTCATATTGACAATGATGAGCAGAATATAATTTTAAAGACCTCTAAGTCTTTAGTCTCAGATGAAAGATTTAATAGCATTGTACGTGAGGCTCTGCAGCGTCCTTTAGATCCTGCCTATATTGCCTCAAAAGTACCAAGCCCTGATATGGCAGATGATATTTATCAGCTCTCAGCTACAGTAATAGTTGCTGACAACTATATGGAGCAAAGCTATCTGCAGGGACTGGCAAGGGCTTTAAATATCAATGACTCACAAAAGCTTACGCTTGAGCGGCAGGCCCTTGAGTTCAGATCACAGATTTAA